The following proteins come from a genomic window of Nostoc sp. ATCC 53789:
- a CDS encoding alpha/beta hydrolase-fold protein, translating to MNYKQPKIILLVSVLTLVSCNLSQNVVAKPPLQKDLKTTPSVVPTKSNTGDSATHLTYKIATYDSQLMGANRTYGVSLPPGYEQNPKQRYPVIFLLHGGHGNPSDWFIQNKGQALNTVEQLYTTGKLPPSIIITPDGNDKRGSSPYRDPEYIDGPNGKVSTAVGDELVKVVQSRYRTVNNPDFWAIGGLSSGAWGAMNIGLHNLNHFSILFSHSGYFKDKSGPTNSPIVYIKSIPTPAKKRLRIYLDSGKADIEEIDEAKNFSKVLNNLKIYNLFRQFPGSHTWQYWREHLADSLTFVGEQFKSAEMASMARNVGVNNKNLSDRQDK from the coding sequence ATGAACTACAAACAACCAAAAATTATCTTGCTAGTTTCAGTATTAACCCTAGTTAGCTGTAATTTATCCCAAAATGTCGTAGCAAAACCACCTCTACAGAAAGATTTAAAAACAACTCCTTCCGTTGTTCCAACAAAGTCTAATACTGGCGATTCAGCTACTCACTTAACCTACAAAATTGCAACCTACGATAGTCAATTAATGGGTGCAAATCGCACTTATGGCGTTTCTTTACCCCCTGGCTATGAACAAAACCCAAAACAAAGATATCCTGTAATCTTTCTCCTCCACGGCGGACATGGTAATCCCAGTGATTGGTTTATCCAGAATAAGGGACAAGCTCTCAATACAGTGGAACAACTTTATACTACAGGTAAGCTGCCACCTAGCATTATTATCACACCAGATGGCAACGATAAACGTGGCTCTAGTCCCTACCGAGATCCCGAATATATTGATGGCCCTAACGGTAAAGTCTCCACAGCCGTGGGTGATGAGTTAGTAAAAGTCGTGCAAAGCCGTTATCGTACAGTAAATAATCCAGATTTTTGGGCAATAGGTGGTTTATCTTCTGGTGCTTGGGGTGCAATGAATATCGGGTTACACAATCTGAATCATTTCTCAATTTTATTTAGTCATAGTGGTTATTTTAAAGATAAAAGCGGCCCAACAAATAGCCCGATAGTTTATATCAAAAGCATTCCCACACCAGCTAAAAAAAGATTGCGAATTTATTTAGATTCAGGCAAAGCAGATATTGAAGAAATCGATGAAGCTAAAAATTTCTCTAAAGTACTAAATAACCTAAAAATTTATAATTTGTTTCGTCAATTTCCTGGCAGCCATACTTGGCAATACTGGCGGGAACATTTAGCCGATTCTTTGACGTTTGTAGGCGAACAATTTAAATCTGCTGAAATGGCAAGTATGGCTCGTAATGTGGGTGTTAATAATAAAAACCTTAGCGATCGCCAGGATAAATAA
- a CDS encoding tetratricopeptide repeat protein, translated as MPLSGVEKFVGREEELQKLHQLLQDNKQVAIAAIAGMGGVGKTELALQYAIQHRETYNGGLCWLLPKTGDVGIQVVQFVRTQLDLKPPEDFDILAQVQYCWRRWREGDVLLVLDDVSDYEQVKPYLQSLPSRFKVLMTTRQKLGRIAQLSLDVLQPEAALELLKSLLKETPERIEKELALANQLCEWLGYLPLGVELVGRYLARKQDLSLAEMLRRLENKRLDERSLSKSKSEADMTAQRGVLAAFELSWQELEDSDKQLGCLLSLFAAAPIPWKLVEQCLPEEDAKDLEDIRDDKLLNLHLLQRKGEGIYQLHPLLREFFQYKLTGLEQAEELKRSLCRVMVAVAQDIPQSSILKQITAVSSAIPHIAEVAKNLIQYVSDDDLPWSFIGNARFYDAQGLYNQALPWYEQCLEVTKKRLGEEHPDVALSLNNLAALYDSQGRYSEAEPLYIQALALTRKLLGEERPSVALSLNNLAALYDSQGRYSEAEPLFIQALALRRKLLGEEHPDVALSLNNLAALYRSQGRYSEAEPLYIQALALRRKLLGEEHPDVAASLNNLAALYYFQGRYSEAEPLYIQALALYRKLLGEEHPDVAASLNNLAFLYYSQGRYSEAEPLYIQALALRRKLLGEEHPDVAASLNNLAALYDSQGRYSEAEPLYIQALVLTRKLLGEEHPDVALSLNNLAALYDSQGRYSEAEPLYIQALALTRKLLGEEHPSVALSLNNLAALYDSQGRYSEAEPLFIQALALRRKLLGEEHPSVALSLNNLAFVYDSQDRYSEAEPLYIQALDIFEQRLGANHPNTVTVRENLAYLRDRLPPNPE; from the coding sequence TTGCCCCTGAGTGGGGTAGAGAAATTTGTTGGACGTGAGGAAGAATTGCAAAAACTTCACCAACTTTTGCAGGATAATAAACAAGTTGCGATCGCAGCAATAGCTGGGATGGGTGGAGTTGGTAAAACAGAACTCGCCTTACAATATGCGATCCAGCACCGCGAAACATATAACGGTGGTCTTTGCTGGTTGCTACCAAAAACTGGGGATGTGGGCATTCAAGTTGTGCAGTTTGTCAGAACGCAGCTTGACTTAAAGCCGCCAGAAGATTTTGACATACTCGCCCAAGTGCAATATTGTTGGCGGCGTTGGCGTGAAGGTGATGTACTGCTAGTGTTGGATGATGTCAGCGATTACGAGCAAGTCAAGCCTTACTTACAGTCGCTACCTTCTCGGTTTAAAGTGCTGATGACTACGCGGCAAAAGTTAGGACGCATTGCACAGTTATCTTTGGATGTGCTGCAACCAGAGGCGGCGCTGGAGTTATTAAAGTCTTTACTCAAAGAAACACCAGAGCGAATTGAAAAAGAATTAGCTTTAGCAAATCAGTTGTGTGAGTGGCTGGGATATTTACCTTTAGGTGTGGAATTAGTCGGGCGCTATCTGGCGCGGAAACAGGATTTATCTTTAGCAGAAATGTTGCGGCGGTTGGAGAACAAGCGACTAGATGAGCGTTCCCTCTCTAAATCTAAGTCGGAAGCTGATATGACAGCACAACGAGGTGTGTTAGCAGCCTTTGAGTTGAGCTGGCAAGAATTAGAAGACAGTGATAAACAATTGGGCTGTTTATTGAGTTTATTTGCAGCTGCACCTATACCTTGGAAGTTGGTGGAACAGTGTTTACCAGAAGAAGATGCCAAAGATTTAGAAGATATTCGCGATGATAAGTTGTTGAATTTGCATTTACTCCAGCGCAAAGGTGAGGGAATCTATCAACTACATCCACTGCTACGGGAGTTTTTTCAATATAAGCTTACAGGTTTAGAACAGGCAGAGGAATTAAAGCGATCGCTTTGTCGGGTAATGGTAGCAGTTGCCCAAGATATTCCTCAATCGTCCATCCTTAAGCAAATCACCGCCGTTTCTTCCGCCATTCCTCATATAGCTGAAGTAGCGAAGAATCTCATTCAATACGTCAGCGATGATGATTTACCCTGGTCTTTTATCGGCAACGCTAGATTTTATGATGCTCAAGGTTTATATAACCAAGCTTTACCTTGGTATGAGCAGTGTTTAGAAGTCACTAAAAAGCGCTTGGGTGAAGAACATCCAGATGTCGCACTTAGTCTCAACAACCTAGCGGCACTCTACGACTCCCAAGGCAGATACAGCGAAGCCGAACCCCTTTACATCCAAGCTTTGGCACTCACGCGCAAGCTGCTGGGTGAAGAACGTCCATCTGTCGCACTTAGTCTCAACAACCTAGCGGCACTCTACGACTCCCAAGGCAGATACAGCGAAGCCGAACCCCTTTTCATCCAAGCTTTGGCACTCAGGCGCAAGCTGCTGGGTGAAGAACATCCAGATGTCGCACTTAGTCTCAACAACCTAGCGGCACTCTACCGTTCCCAAGGCAGATACAGCGAAGCTGAACCCCTTTACATCCAAGCTTTGGCACTCAGGCGCAAGCTGCTGGGTGAAGAACATCCAGATGTCGCAGCTAGTCTCAACAACCTAGCGGCACTCTACTACTTCCAAGGCAGATACAGCGAAGCTGAACCCCTTTATATCCAAGCTTTGGCACTCTACCGCAAGCTGCTGGGTGAAGAACATCCAGATGTCGCAGCTAGTCTCAACAACCTAGCGTTTCTCTACTACTCCCAAGGCAGATACAGCGAAGCTGAACCCCTTTACATCCAAGCTTTGGCACTCAGGCGCAAGCTGCTGGGTGAAGAACATCCAGATGTCGCAGCTAGTCTCAACAACCTAGCGGCACTCTACGACTCCCAAGGCAGATACAGCGAAGCCGAACCCCTTTACATCCAAGCTTTGGTACTCACGCGCAAGCTGCTGGGTGAAGAACATCCAGATGTCGCACTTAGTCTCAACAACCTAGCGGCACTCTACGACTCCCAAGGCAGATACAGCGAAGCCGAACCCCTTTACATCCAAGCTTTGGCACTCACGCGCAAGCTGCTGGGTGAAGAACATCCATCTGTCGCACTTAGTCTCAACAACCTAGCGGCACTCTACGACTCCCAAGGCAGATACAGCGAAGCCGAACCCCTTTTCATCCAAGCTTTGGCACTCAGGCGGAAGTTGCTGGGTGAAGAACATCCATCTGTCGCACTTAGTCTCAACAACCTAGCGTTTGTCTACGACTCCCAAGACAGATACAGCGAAGCCGAACCCCTTTACATCCAAGCATTAGATATTTTTGAGCAACGGTTAGGTGCAAATCATCCTAATACTGTTACTGTACGTGAAAATTTAGCATATTTGCGCGATCGCCTTCCCCCAAATCCAGAATAA
- a CDS encoding phosphatidylglycerol lysyltransferase domain-containing protein — protein sequence MTNNLKTQIGLWSAAFLTGLVGVVNLLSAVTPNLYGRNHWLKEFLPFEIRATGHIFAALTGFVLLALATNLLRRKRIAWLLTIALLVISIFSHLLKGLDYEESLLSGVLLVQLILMRHFFTAQSDRPSIARGVRVLIGALLFTLAYGTIGFYLLDGKFSENFNWREAVLQTLAMFFTEDNWGLQPKSRFGEFFANSIYIIAAVTITYAIVMLLQPVFWRNLATPKERQRAKEIVEQYGRSSLAAITLLNDKSYYFSPTGNSVIAYVPKGRGAIALGDPIGPIEDRQETIVAFWQFCQRNDWYPGFYQTLPDDVELYKSLGFKVLKIGEEAIVDLKSFTLQGKAGKNFRPSINRLTKLGYQIEFYQPPIADTLLHLLKPVSDEWLKMVQGSEKQFSLGWFDEAYLRECEIAVVHTPEGNISAFANILREYQLNEATIDMMRHRSSLENGTMDFLFISLLEHFKECGYDSFNFGLSALAGVGDNPESRRLERVLHYLYEHLNRFYNFKGLHAYKDKFRPSWEPRYLVYPSLAALPDVVVALIRADSGDRLFDYFKPGA from the coding sequence ATGACTAATAATTTAAAAACTCAGATTGGACTTTGGAGTGCAGCTTTCCTTACTGGTTTAGTGGGAGTAGTGAATTTGTTGTCAGCAGTGACACCTAACTTGTATGGGCGGAATCACTGGTTAAAGGAATTTTTGCCATTTGAAATTCGTGCCACTGGTCATATATTTGCAGCGCTGACTGGGTTTGTTTTACTCGCACTTGCTACTAATTTATTACGCAGAAAAAGAATCGCCTGGTTACTAACCATTGCTTTACTAGTAATTTCCATCTTCAGCCATTTGCTCAAGGGATTGGACTATGAAGAAAGTCTACTCTCTGGAGTTTTACTGGTGCAATTAATCTTGATGCGCCATTTTTTTACGGCACAATCAGATCGTCCTTCAATTGCACGGGGAGTTAGAGTGCTGATAGGTGCTTTACTATTTACCCTGGCATACGGAACTATTGGATTTTACTTATTAGACGGAAAATTTTCAGAAAATTTTAATTGGCGTGAAGCTGTACTTCAGACTTTAGCGATGTTCTTCACTGAGGATAATTGGGGACTGCAACCAAAGAGCCGATTTGGGGAATTTTTTGCTAATTCTATCTATATTATTGCCGCAGTTACTATTACCTATGCAATAGTAATGTTATTGCAACCTGTATTTTGGCGTAATCTAGCAACGCCAAAAGAGCGCCAAAGAGCTAAAGAAATTGTTGAACAATATGGACGTTCTTCTTTAGCAGCGATCACACTCTTAAATGACAAGAGTTATTATTTTAGCCCTACTGGTAATAGTGTAATAGCTTATGTTCCCAAAGGCAGGGGTGCGATCGCATTAGGAGATCCCATAGGCCCCATTGAAGACCGCCAAGAGACAATTGTTGCTTTCTGGCAGTTTTGCCAGCGCAATGACTGGTATCCAGGCTTTTACCAAACTTTGCCCGATGATGTTGAGCTTTACAAATCATTGGGATTTAAGGTACTCAAGATTGGAGAAGAAGCGATCGTTGACCTGAAAAGTTTTACATTACAAGGTAAAGCTGGTAAAAACTTTAGACCATCAATAAATCGTTTAACTAAACTGGGATACCAAATCGAGTTTTACCAACCACCCATTGCTGATACTTTGTTGCACCTCCTCAAACCTGTGAGTGATGAATGGCTAAAGATGGTACAAGGTTCAGAAAAACAATTTTCTTTGGGTTGGTTTGACGAAGCTTATCTGCGAGAGTGCGAGATTGCTGTGGTGCATACTCCCGAAGGTAACATCAGCGCCTTTGCCAACATTCTCCGGGAGTACCAACTCAACGAAGCAACTATTGACATGATGCGACATCGCTCATCTCTTGAGAATGGGACGATGGACTTTCTATTTATTTCTCTGCTTGAGCATTTTAAAGAGTGTGGTTACGACAGCTTTAATTTCGGTCTTTCTGCCCTTGCGGGAGTTGGAGACAACCCAGAATCACGCCGTTTAGAGAGAGTCTTACACTATCTTTACGAGCATTTGAATCGCTTCTACAACTTCAAGGGGCTACACGCCTACAAAGATAAGTTCCGCCCCAGTTGGGAACCGCGTTATTTGGTTTACCCCAGTTTAGCTGCCTTACCAGATGTAGTTGTAGCATTGATTCGCGCAGATTCAGGCGATCGCCTTTTTGATTATTTCAAACCCGGAGCTTAA
- a CDS encoding lysylphosphatidylglycerol synthase domain-containing protein produces the protein MLKKLQLNFSTLFGLSLLVLSLWAIANELHEYNYRDILNSLAAIPKSRLSWAIWLTVLGYLVMVGYDILGFIYINRSLNWNKIALTSFISSAFSNTIGFALLTGSAIRYRFYATWGVSAVAIAQVIAFANFTFWLGMFAVAGCLFLINPLKIPTQLHLPFATVRPIGVIFLLLVASYLLGSIFIKQPLIIRGQEFRFPSFKISLIQIAISGLDWILAAAILYAVLPTNISLSYLDFLGIYLLAMFAGVVSNVPGGLGVFETIILLILSSQVSAAEILGSMLAYRGVYYFLPLLVASALLGIYEIRFRTRNLKNINKL, from the coding sequence ATGCTTAAAAAACTGCAACTTAATTTCAGCACACTGTTTGGCTTATCATTGCTGGTGCTTTCCCTGTGGGCGATCGCTAACGAACTGCATGAGTATAATTATCGTGACATCCTCAACTCTCTAGCTGCTATCCCCAAAAGCCGCTTAAGCTGGGCAATTTGGCTGACAGTTTTGGGCTATCTAGTGATGGTTGGGTACGATATTTTGGGTTTTATTTACATTAATCGTTCCCTAAACTGGAACAAGATTGCTTTAACCAGCTTTATTAGCTCTGCGTTTAGTAATACTATAGGTTTTGCTTTGCTGACTGGCAGTGCTATCCGTTATCGATTTTATGCTACTTGGGGAGTGTCAGCAGTTGCGATCGCGCAAGTAATTGCTTTTGCCAATTTTACTTTTTGGTTGGGGATGTTTGCGGTTGCAGGTTGCTTATTCCTCATCAACCCCCTCAAAATTCCCACTCAACTACATTTACCTTTTGCTACTGTGCGTCCCATCGGCGTGATTTTTCTGCTATTGGTCGCTAGTTATTTGCTAGGAAGTATTTTTATTAAACAACCGTTAATAATTCGTGGACAAGAATTTCGATTTCCTTCTTTTAAGATATCCCTTATTCAGATAGCAATTTCTGGTCTTGATTGGATTTTGGCAGCAGCAATTCTTTATGCAGTGCTTCCCACTAATATATCTTTGTCTTATCTGGATTTTTTGGGTATCTATTTGCTAGCGATGTTTGCAGGTGTTGTTAGTAATGTGCCCGGTGGTTTAGGTGTATTTGAAACTATAATTTTGCTGATTCTCTCATCCCAAGTTTCGGCTGCGGAAATTTTGGGGTCAATGTTAGCTTATCGGGGAGTCTATTATTTCTTACCTTTGCTAGTAGCATCGGCTTTGCTAGGGATTTATGAAATTAGATTTAGAACCCGTAATTTAAAAAATATCAATAAACTGTAA
- a CDS encoding alpha/beta hydrolase-fold protein, whose protein sequence is MKISKLLISLLGAIALLTTAGYYYVFILGAPQLDPPQRVAKTGLKFQLATFNSQAMGAVRKYGVILPPDYDKNQQKRYPVIFLLHGGHDDARAYANKYAVLDVLHQLYQNGKLPPSIVITPDGNDNRGSSPFYDPDYFDGPNGKIGTLIGSELVQVIKSRYRTLEEPQFWALGGLSSGGWGAFNIGLRYLNNFHILFSHSGYFTDNSGSQNSPQQIVQQLPPQDRKRLHIYLDAGLNDTNLLASTKAFNETLNKLGIAHVFYAFPGGHGLSGADIGWNYFHKHLKDSLSYVGEQFKKLGVKS, encoded by the coding sequence ATGAAAATTTCTAAATTGTTAATTAGTTTGCTAGGAGCGATCGCACTCTTAACTACTGCTGGTTATTATTATGTGTTTATCTTAGGTGCGCCGCAACTAGACCCACCCCAAAGAGTGGCAAAGACTGGGCTAAAGTTTCAATTAGCAACCTTCAACTCCCAAGCGATGGGTGCAGTCCGCAAGTATGGCGTGATTTTGCCTCCTGATTATGATAAAAATCAGCAAAAGCGCTACCCGGTGATATTCTTATTGCACGGTGGTCATGATGATGCTCGTGCTTATGCTAATAAGTATGCAGTCTTAGATGTACTTCATCAACTTTATCAAAATGGAAAATTACCACCATCAATTGTGATTACACCTGACGGTAATGATAATCGTGGTTCCAGTCCTTTTTACGATCCTGATTACTTTGATGGGCCGAATGGCAAAATAGGGACTTTAATTGGTTCTGAGTTAGTGCAAGTTATCAAGTCTCGCTACCGCACTTTAGAAGAACCCCAGTTTTGGGCGCTGGGAGGTCTGTCTTCTGGGGGATGGGGAGCATTTAATATAGGGTTACGCTATCTTAACAACTTCCACATTCTGTTTAGCCATAGCGGTTACTTTACCGATAATAGCGGTTCACAAAATAGTCCTCAACAAATCGTGCAACAGCTACCGCCTCAAGATAGGAAGCGATTGCATATTTACTTGGATGCAGGTTTGAATGATACTAATTTATTGGCTTCTACCAAAGCCTTCAACGAAACCTTAAATAAATTAGGCATTGCTCACGTTTTTTATGCGTTTCCAGGAGGTCATGGTTTGTCTGGTGCTGATATAGGCTGGAACTATTTCCACAAGCACCTTAAAGATTCGCTCTCGTATGTAGGAGAACAGTTTAAAAAGTTAGGAGTTAAAAGTTAG
- a CDS encoding agenet domain-containing protein, with protein sequence MKNKVLFGAIFMTTWIGTLIPSAFAASPCSVGQKAEVLWKETWYPATVLKVNNDNCYITYEGYDSSWNEWVGAERFRASFEVGDSVRIWWQRKWYKGQVLEVSNDLYKITYDGYDSSWDEWVEPSRVSR encoded by the coding sequence ATGAAAAATAAAGTATTGTTTGGTGCCATATTCATGACAACTTGGATAGGCACATTGATTCCCAGTGCTTTTGCTGCTTCACCCTGTTCTGTAGGACAAAAGGCTGAGGTTCTTTGGAAGGAAACATGGTATCCAGCAACGGTACTTAAGGTTAATAATGATAATTGCTATATTACTTATGAAGGTTATGATAGTTCCTGGAATGAATGGGTTGGCGCTGAACGCTTCCGGGCATCATTTGAAGTTGGAGATTCAGTGAGAATTTGGTGGCAACGGAAATGGTATAAAGGGCAGGTTTTAGAAGTTAGTAACGATCTTTATAAAATTACTTATGATGGCTACGATAGCTCTTGGGATGAGTGGGTTGAACCTTCCAGAGTAAGCAGATAG
- a CDS encoding type II toxin-antitoxin system HicB family antitoxin, giving the protein MLITYTAKYTKTDSGYMGQLIEWQEVITEGETLEECRAMLQDATKQMILAYRQQNKEIPTGGFLLEQIPIEV; this is encoded by the coding sequence ATGTTAATTACATACACTGCAAAATATACAAAAACTGATAGCGGATATATGGGACAACTCATTGAATGGCAAGAAGTCATTACAGAAGGAGAAACCTTAGAAGAATGCAGGGCTATGTTACAAGATGCAACCAAACAAATGATTCTTGCCTATCGCCAACAAAATAAAGAAATTCCCACAGGTGGTTTTTTGCTCGAACAAATTCCTATAGAGGTTTGA
- a CDS encoding type II toxin-antitoxin system HicA family toxin, with amino-acid sequence MSVKRKELIKYLEQNGFYLLREGGNHSIYTNEIKTLPVKRHRTIDRITANEICKQAGLLPNF; translated from the coding sequence GTGTCAGTCAAACGAAAAGAGCTAATTAAATACTTAGAGCAAAATGGCTTTTATTTATTAAGGGAAGGAGGAAATCATTCAATTTATACTAATGAGATAAAAACTCTTCCTGTAAAACGGCATCGTACCATTGATCGTATTACTGCTAATGAAATATGCAAACAAGCAGGTTTATTACCTAATTTTTAA
- a CDS encoding IS4 family transposase, whose product MRKHQSINIRQISRNWAEQMGYYRFLENENVTLSELVRSLSDDCEFHLAKRHILAISDTSEINLQSHAGRLSPPGLGVVGNNTDVGFYIHPTLVLDGESGFPLGLSTVKLWSRAINHADKHQRDYQNLPIEEKESYKWLASAESSKRCFEVGGAKMVTHIGDRESDLFEEFATVPNKNNHLLIRVCLDRRLLGRSESLFDYLSQQPCEGTYIINVPADSRRKRMPREAMLIVRCGQVEIQRPDKLGVFGYPPSVTLFAVEALEVQPPAGQEPIHWRLLTTHVVVCLEQALRVIKWYGWRWKIEQLFATLKKAGLNIEATQLESSIAIQRLTILALSVAVRTLQMVEGRDNTQLSAELTFCQKQQQCLLGLQSSVEGDTKKLQNPYPRGCLPWATWMIARLGGWSGYTSGRPPGMPTLVHGLRQFESIFIGWKLALDGLVYTR is encoded by the coding sequence ATTCGTAAGCACCAATCGATAAATATCCGGCAAATCAGTCGAAATTGGGCAGAACAGATGGGTTATTATCGGTTTTTGGAGAATGAAAACGTAACACTATCAGAACTAGTACGTAGCCTTTCGGATGATTGCGAGTTTCATCTGGCAAAACGACACATATTGGCGATTAGCGATACTAGCGAGATTAACTTGCAGTCTCATGCAGGTAGGCTGTCACCGCCAGGATTAGGAGTAGTAGGTAATAACACAGATGTCGGGTTTTATATCCATCCAACATTGGTATTAGATGGTGAGAGTGGATTTCCACTGGGGTTAAGCACAGTAAAACTGTGGAGCCGAGCTATAAACCATGCAGATAAACATCAGCGAGACTATCAAAATTTACCAATTGAGGAGAAAGAATCTTACAAATGGTTAGCATCGGCAGAAAGTAGTAAGCGATGCTTTGAAGTGGGTGGAGCAAAAATGGTAACTCATATTGGCGACCGCGAATCGGATTTATTTGAGGAATTTGCAACTGTACCCAATAAAAATAATCATTTACTGATAAGAGTATGCCTTGATCGTCGATTGTTAGGGCGGTCTGAATCACTATTCGACTACTTAAGTCAGCAGCCTTGTGAAGGTACTTATATAATTAACGTTCCCGCAGACTCACGTCGAAAGCGAATGCCAAGAGAAGCAATGCTTATTGTTCGTTGTGGACAAGTTGAGATTCAACGCCCCGATAAATTAGGCGTTTTTGGCTATCCTCCTAGTGTTACCCTTTTTGCTGTTGAAGCTCTGGAAGTCCAACCACCCGCAGGACAAGAACCGATTCATTGGCGGTTGCTGACAACTCACGTTGTTGTCTGCTTGGAACAGGCACTGCGAGTTATTAAGTGGTACGGATGGCGATGGAAGATTGAACAACTTTTTGCCACTCTCAAAAAAGCTGGATTGAATATCGAAGCGACTCAGTTAGAGTCTAGTATTGCAATCCAACGCCTAACAATCCTTGCTTTGTCCGTAGCCGTGCGAACCTTACAAATGGTTGAGGGACGCGATAATACTCAACTTTCTGCCGAGCTTACATTTTGTCAAAAGCAGCAGCAATGCTTATTAGGACTTCAATCTTCTGTTGAAGGCGATACCAAAAAATTACAAAATCCTTATCCACGGGGTTGTTTGCCCTGGGCTACTTGGATGATTGCTCGACTTGGTGGATGGTCTGGTTATACCTCTGGTAGGCCTCCTGGAATGCCTACCCTTGTTCATGGTTTAAGACAATTTGAATCCATCTTTATCGGCTGGAAACTCGCTCTGGATGGACTTGTGTATACACGGTAG